Proteins encoded in a region of the Streptomyces akebiae genome:
- a CDS encoding DUF2079 domain-containing protein codes for MVPSAPSTNSSALIPGPAAASVPPVVPGRRFSLAGREPYVLALVLFVAYAAVSVGRYLRMGTRSYDLGIYEQAVRAYAHLQAPIVELKGPGYNVLGDHFSPVTMLLAPFYRVFPTPVTLLVVQAALFALSAVPVTRAATRMLGQARGLALGVAYGLSWGLQNAVDFDFHEICFAVPLIAFSLEALLRRRWRATLLWGLPLVLVKEDQGLTLAAIAVVVALRARREGSSRVVPYAVAVASFGAVATLLTFTLVIPAFNTAGASDYLTKVGGSGPLDGLDVKIRTVLWLLIPTSGLLALRSPVLIAVLPTLGWRFVSSDDNYWGTAWHYSAVLMPIITLALVDALPAARHSSRPWLRSYAIHLPTAVLAASLALTTALPLGTLTKADAYRVPADVRAVEKLLGTIPDGATVESNIGPISRLTSRCRVFWIGRAKGLAPDYIVFNNRSRWVKDVPGYARQLHPRDTYTLRGVIQGYVLLQRTSPDRS; via the coding sequence ATGGTCCCGAGCGCCCCGTCCACGAATTCGTCGGCGCTCATACCCGGGCCGGCCGCGGCGTCGGTCCCGCCCGTTGTTCCCGGCCGCCGCTTCTCCCTCGCCGGCCGGGAGCCGTACGTGCTCGCGCTCGTGCTGTTCGTGGCGTACGCGGCGGTGTCGGTCGGGCGGTACCTGCGGATGGGGACCCGCTCGTACGACCTGGGCATCTACGAGCAGGCGGTGCGGGCGTACGCGCACCTCCAGGCACCGATCGTCGAGCTGAAGGGGCCGGGCTACAACGTCCTGGGGGACCACTTCAGTCCGGTCACCATGCTGCTGGCACCGTTCTACCGGGTCTTCCCCACCCCCGTGACGCTGCTGGTCGTCCAGGCCGCGCTGTTCGCGCTGTCGGCGGTCCCGGTGACCCGGGCGGCGACGCGGATGCTCGGGCAGGCCCGGGGACTCGCGCTCGGGGTGGCGTACGGGCTGTCGTGGGGGCTGCAGAACGCCGTGGACTTCGACTTCCACGAGATCTGCTTCGCGGTCCCGCTGATCGCGTTCTCCCTGGAGGCGCTGCTGCGCCGACGCTGGCGGGCGACGCTCCTGTGGGGACTGCCGCTGGTGCTGGTCAAGGAGGACCAAGGGCTGACGCTGGCGGCGATAGCGGTGGTCGTCGCGCTCCGGGCCCGGCGGGAGGGATCGTCCCGCGTGGTGCCGTACGCCGTCGCGGTCGCCTCGTTCGGCGCGGTCGCCACGCTGCTCACCTTCACCCTGGTCATCCCGGCCTTCAACACCGCCGGCGCCTCCGACTACCTGACCAAGGTCGGCGGCTCCGGCCCCCTCGACGGCCTGGACGTCAAGATCCGCACCGTTCTCTGGCTGCTGATCCCGACCAGCGGACTGCTCGCCCTGCGCTCCCCGGTCCTCATCGCCGTACTGCCCACCCTGGGCTGGCGGTTCGTCTCCTCCGACGACAACTACTGGGGCACGGCCTGGCACTACAGCGCCGTCCTGATGCCGATCATCACCCTCGCGCTCGTCGACGCGCTCCCGGCCGCCCGGCACAGCTCCCGGCCGTGGCTGCGCTCGTACGCGATCCATCTGCCCACCGCCGTCCTCGCGGCGTCGCTCGCGCTGACGACCGCGCTGCCGCTGGGCACCCTGACCAAGGCGGACGCCTATCGGGTGCCGGCGGACGTCAGGGCCGTCGAGAAGCTGCTCGGCACCATCCCCGACGGGGCGACCGTCGAGTCCAACATCGGCCCCATCAGCCGGCTGACCTCCCGCTGCCGGGTCTTCTGGATCGGCCGGGCGAAGGGGCTCGCGCCCGACTACATCGTCTTCAACAACCGCTCGCGCTGGGTGAAGGACGTCCCCGGGTACGCCCGTCAGCTGCACCCGCGCGACACGTACACGCTGCGGGGCGTCATCCAGGGGTACGTGCTGCTGCAACGTACGTCCCCCGACCGGTCCTGA
- the mfd gene encoding transcription-repair coupling factor has translation MSLHGLLDAVVKDAPLAEAIRAASDGHRTHIDLVGPPAARPFAVAALARDAGRPVLAVTATGREAEDLAAALRSLLPPDGVAEYPAWETLPHERLSPRSDTVGRRLAVLRRLTHPRPDDPETGPVSVVVAPIRSVLQPQVKGLGDLEPVALRTGETADLNRTVEALAAAAYSRVELVEKRGEFAVRGGILDVFPPTEEHPLRVEFWGDDVEEIRYFKVADQRSLEVAEHGLWAPPCRELLLTDDVRARARDLAERHPELGELLGRIAEGIAVEGMESLAPVLVDDMELLIDVLPKGSMAVVCDPERVRTRAADLVATSQEFLQASWAATAGGGEAPIDVGAASLWSIADVRDRARELDMMWWSVSPFAADEELDADTLKLGMHAPESYRGDIAKALADTKGWLADGWRTVFVTEAHGPAARTVEVLGGEGVAARLEAELGEISPSVVHVACGSIDYGFVDPALKLAVLTETDLSGQKAAGKDGARMPARRRKTIDPLTLEAGDYIVHEQHGVGRYIEMVQRTVQGATREYLVVEYAPAKRGQPGDRLYIPTDQLEQITKYVGGEAPTLHRLGGADWTKTKARAKKAVKEIAADLIKLYSARMAAPGHAFGADTPWQRELEDAFPYAETPDQLTTIAEVKEDMEKTVPMDRLICGDVGYGKTEIAVRAAFKAVQDGKQVAVLVPTTLLVQQHFGTFSERYSQFPVNVRALSRFQTDTEAKGTLEGLREGAVDIVIGTHRLFSSETKFKDLGLVIVDEEQRFGVEHKEQLKKLRANVDVLTMSATPIPRTLEMAVTGIREMSTITTPPEERHPVLTFVGPYEEKQIGAAIRRELLREGQVFYIHNRVESIDRAAARLREIVPEARIATAHGQMSEQALEQVVVDFWEKKFDVLVSTTIVESGIDISNANTLIVERGDTFGLSQLHQLRGRVGRGRERGYAYFLYPPEKPLTETAHERLATIAQHTEMGAGMYVAMKDLEIRGAGNLLGGEQSGHIAGVGFDLYVRMVGEAVADYRRQLETGGIEEEPPLEVKIELPVDAHVPHDYAPGERLRLQAYRAIASVNTEADIASVREELVDRYGKLPEPVENLLLVAGLRMLARACGVGEVVLQGTNIRFAPVELRESQELRLKRLYPGTVIKPAAHQVLVPRPKTAKVGGKPLVGRDLLGWTGEFLASILGS, from the coding sequence ATGAGCCTCCACGGTCTGCTAGACGCCGTAGTCAAGGACGCCCCCCTCGCGGAAGCGATCAGGGCGGCGTCCGACGGCCACCGCACCCACATCGACCTGGTGGGCCCCCCGGCGGCCCGCCCCTTCGCCGTGGCCGCCCTCGCCCGCGACGCCGGCCGGCCCGTACTCGCCGTGACGGCGACGGGCCGCGAGGCCGAGGACCTGGCGGCGGCCCTGCGCTCCCTGCTGCCCCCGGACGGCGTCGCGGAGTACCCGGCCTGGGAGACCCTGCCGCACGAGCGCCTCAGCCCGCGCAGTGACACCGTCGGCCGCCGCCTCGCCGTCCTGCGCCGCCTGACCCACCCCCGCCCCGACGACCCGGAGACCGGCCCGGTGTCGGTGGTGGTAGCCCCGATCCGTTCGGTGCTCCAGCCGCAGGTCAAGGGCCTCGGAGACCTGGAGCCGGTCGCCCTGCGCACCGGCGAGACGGCCGATCTGAACCGTACGGTCGAGGCGCTGGCGGCAGCCGCGTACTCCCGGGTCGAGCTGGTCGAGAAGCGCGGCGAGTTCGCCGTGCGCGGCGGCATCCTGGACGTCTTCCCGCCCACCGAGGAGCACCCCCTGCGGGTGGAGTTCTGGGGTGACGACGTCGAGGAGATCCGGTACTTCAAGGTCGCCGACCAGAGATCGCTGGAGGTGGCCGAGCACGGCCTGTGGGCCCCGCCCTGCCGTGAGCTCCTCCTCACGGACGACGTGCGCGCCCGCGCCCGCGACCTCGCCGAACGCCACCCCGAGCTGGGTGAACTCCTGGGCAGGATCGCCGAGGGCATCGCCGTCGAGGGGATGGAGTCGCTCGCCCCGGTCCTCGTCGACGACATGGAGCTGCTGATCGACGTCCTGCCGAAGGGCTCGATGGCGGTCGTGTGCGACCCGGAGCGGGTGCGCACGCGCGCGGCGGACCTGGTGGCCACCTCGCAGGAGTTCCTCCAGGCGTCCTGGGCGGCCACGGCCGGCGGCGGCGAGGCGCCCATCGACGTCGGAGCGGCCTCCCTGTGGTCCATCGCGGACGTCCGCGACCGGGCCCGTGAGCTGGACATGATGTGGTGGTCGGTGTCGCCGTTCGCCGCCGACGAAGAGCTCGACGCGGACACCCTGAAGCTCGGCATGCACGCCCCGGAGAGCTATCGCGGCGACATCGCGAAGGCGCTCGCCGACACCAAGGGCTGGCTGGCCGACGGCTGGCGCACGGTGTTCGTGACCGAGGCCCACGGCCCGGCCGCCCGCACGGTGGAGGTGCTCGGCGGCGAGGGCGTCGCGGCCCGGCTGGAGGCAGAGCTGGGGGAGATCTCCCCGTCGGTCGTGCACGTGGCGTGCGGCTCGATCGACTACGGCTTCGTCGACCCCGCCCTCAAGCTCGCGGTGCTCACCGAGACCGACCTGTCGGGCCAGAAGGCGGCCGGCAAGGACGGCGCCCGGATGCCCGCCCGCCGCCGCAAGACCATCGACCCGCTCACCCTGGAGGCGGGCGACTACATCGTCCACGAGCAGCACGGTGTCGGCCGCTACATCGAGATGGTCCAGCGGACCGTGCAGGGCGCGACCCGCGAGTACCTGGTCGTCGAGTACGCCCCCGCCAAGCGCGGCCAGCCCGGCGACCGCCTGTACATCCCCACCGACCAGCTGGAGCAGATCACCAAGTACGTCGGTGGCGAGGCGCCCACCCTGCACCGCCTCGGCGGAGCCGACTGGACGAAGACCAAGGCGCGCGCGAAGAAGGCGGTCAAGGAGATCGCCGCCGACCTCATCAAGCTGTACTCCGCCCGGATGGCGGCGCCCGGTCACGCGTTCGGCGCGGACACGCCCTGGCAGCGGGAGCTGGAGGACGCCTTCCCGTACGCCGAGACTCCCGACCAGCTGACGACGATCGCCGAGGTCAAGGAGGACATGGAGAAGACGGTCCCGATGGACCGTCTGATCTGCGGCGACGTCGGCTACGGCAAGACGGAGATCGCGGTGCGGGCCGCCTTCAAGGCCGTCCAGGACGGCAAGCAGGTGGCGGTGCTGGTGCCCACGACCCTGCTGGTGCAGCAGCACTTCGGCACGTTCAGCGAGCGGTACTCGCAGTTCCCGGTGAACGTCCGGGCGCTGTCCCGCTTCCAGACGGACACCGAGGCCAAGGGCACCCTGGAGGGCCTGCGCGAGGGCGCGGTCGACATCGTCATCGGCACCCACCGGCTGTTCTCCTCCGAGACCAAGTTCAAGGACCTGGGCCTGGTCATCGTCGACGAGGAGCAGCGCTTCGGCGTCGAGCACAAGGAGCAGCTGAAGAAGCTGCGCGCCAACGTGGACGTGCTGACGATGTCCGCGACGCCGATCCCGCGCACGCTGGAGATGGCGGTCACGGGCATCCGCGAGATGTCGACGATCACGACACCTCCGGAGGAGCGCCACCCGGTCCTGACCTTCGTCGGCCCGTACGAGGAGAAGCAGATCGGCGCGGCGATCCGCCGTGAACTCCTGCGCGAGGGCCAGGTCTTCTACATCCACAACCGGGTGGAGTCCATCGACCGGGCGGCGGCCCGGCTGCGGGAGATCGTCCCCGAGGCGCGGATCGCGACCGCCCACGGCCAGATGTCGGAGCAGGCCCTGGAGCAGGTCGTCGTCGACTTCTGGGAGAAGAAGTTCGACGTCCTCGTCTCCACGACGATCGTGGAGTCCGGCATCGACATCTCCAACGCGAACACGCTGATCGTGGAGCGTGGGGACACCTTCGGCCTGTCGCAGCTGCACCAGCTGAGGGGCCGGGTCGGCCGGGGCCGGGAGCGCGGTTACGCGTACTTCCTCTACCCGCCGGAGAAGCCCCTGACCGAGACGGCCCACGAGCGCCTGGCGACCATCGCCCAGCACACGGAGATGGGCGCCGGCATGTACGTGGCGATGAAGGACCTGGAGATCCGGGGCGCGGGCAATCTGCTGGGCGGCGAGCAGTCCGGCCACATCGCGGGCGTCGGCTTCGACCTGTACGTGCGGATGGTCGGCGAGGCCGTCGCGGACTACCGGCGTCAGCTGGAGACCGGGGGGATCGAGGAGGAGCCGCCGCTCGAGGTGAAGATCGAGCTGCCGGTCGACGCGCACGTCCCGCACGACTACGCGCCGGGCGAGCGGCTGAGGCTGCAGGCCTACCGGGCCATCGCCTCCGTGAACACCGAGGCCGACATCGCCTCCGTGCGCGAGGAACTCGTCGACCGCTACGGCAAGTTGCCCGAGCCGGTGGAGAACCTGTTGCTGGTGGCCGGGCTGCGCATGCTGGCCCGCGCCTGCGGCGTCGGCGAGGTCGTCCTCCAGGGCACCAACATCCGCTTCGCGCCGGTGGAGTTGCGGGAGTCGCAGGAGCTGCGCCTGAAGCGGCTGTACCCGGGCACCGTCATCAAGCCGGCCGCGCACCAGGTGCTGGTGCCGCGCCCGAAGACGGCGAAGGTGGGCGGCAAGCCGCTGGTCGGGCGGGATCTGCTGGGGTGGACCGGGGAGTTCCTGGCTTCGATCCTGGGGTCGTGA
- a CDS encoding RICIN domain-containing protein encodes MRRVWLFLLAVLIGLLPQTLLMGTAHAATVTIPNATQFTDTTGAVVHAHGGGVIKVGSYYYWFGENRNEDNSFRYVSAYRSTDLKTWEFRRHVLTQASDPELASANIERPKVMYNASTGKFVMWMHKELATDYTQARAAVAVSDTVDGDYTWQGSFRPLGHMSRDITVYTDDDGTGYMISAARENRDLHIYRLSPDYLTVETRVQLLWPGQLREAPALFKRNGVYFLLTSGATGWRPNQQMYATASSITGTWSALQNVGDATAYGSQTTFVLPVQGSTGTEYLYMGDRWGNSFNQNVNASKYVWLPLEFPTDTTMTMDWFAQITVDTAAGKVDGVGGPWETITARHSNKCLDVPSRSQDDGTQITQYTCNGGMNQAWWFKDMGSGYVQVVARHSGKCLDVANNSTADGNPIIQWTCGTGSNQQWRLQDAGDGWLRLVSRRSGKCLDVLDRSTADGAKLIQWGCGSGTNQQFKRGA; translated from the coding sequence ATGCGTCGTGTCTGGCTCTTCCTGCTTGCCGTGCTGATAGGTCTCCTCCCGCAAACCCTTCTGATGGGCACCGCGCACGCGGCCACCGTCACGATCCCCAACGCCACCCAGTTCACGGACACCACAGGTGCCGTCGTGCACGCGCACGGTGGTGGCGTCATCAAGGTCGGCTCGTACTACTACTGGTTCGGAGAGAACCGCAACGAGGACAACTCATTCCGGTATGTGTCCGCGTACCGCTCGACCGATCTGAAGACCTGGGAGTTCCGGCGCCACGTCCTGACCCAGGCCAGTGACCCTGAGCTGGCCTCGGCCAACATCGAGCGCCCCAAGGTCATGTACAACGCCTCCACCGGCAAGTTCGTCATGTGGATGCACAAGGAGCTGGCCACCGACTACACCCAGGCCCGCGCCGCCGTCGCCGTCTCCGACACCGTCGACGGCGACTACACCTGGCAGGGCAGCTTCCGCCCGCTGGGCCACATGTCCCGCGACATCACCGTCTACACGGACGACGACGGCACCGGCTACATGATCTCGGCCGCGCGCGAGAACCGCGACCTGCACATCTACCGCCTCAGCCCCGACTACCTCACCGTCGAAACCCGTGTGCAGCTGCTCTGGCCCGGCCAACTGCGCGAGGCTCCTGCCCTGTTCAAGCGCAACGGCGTCTACTTCCTGCTCACCTCCGGCGCCACCGGCTGGCGGCCCAACCAGCAGATGTACGCGACCGCCTCCAGCATCACCGGCACCTGGAGCGCCCTGCAGAACGTCGGAGACGCCACCGCGTACGGCTCGCAGACCACGTTCGTCCTTCCCGTGCAGGGCAGCACGGGCACCGAGTACCTCTACATGGGTGACCGTTGGGGCAACTCCTTCAACCAGAACGTCAACGCCTCGAAGTACGTCTGGCTACCGCTGGAGTTCCCCACCGACACCACGATGACCATGGACTGGTTCGCGCAGATCACCGTCGACACCGCGGCCGGGAAGGTCGACGGCGTCGGCGGACCCTGGGAGACGATCACCGCCCGCCACAGCAACAAGTGCCTCGACGTCCCCAGCCGGTCCCAGGACGACGGCACCCAGATCACCCAGTACACCTGCAACGGCGGCATGAACCAGGCATGGTGGTTCAAGGACATGGGCAGCGGATACGTCCAGGTCGTCGCCCGGCACAGCGGCAAGTGCCTCGATGTGGCCAACAACTCCACCGCCGACGGCAACCCGATCATCCAGTGGACCTGCGGCACCGGCAGCAACCAGCAGTGGCGGCTCCAGGACGCCGGTGACGGCTGGCTCCGCCTCGTCTCACGGCGCAGCGGCAAGTGCCTCGACGTGCTGGACAGGTCCACCGCCGACGGCGCCAAGCTCATCCAGTGGGGCTGTGGCAGCGGCACCAACCAGCAGTTCAAGCGCGGCGCCTGA
- a CDS encoding HNH endonuclease family protein, translating into MVRLRGGVAAVALVLVAATGCELDNAGGSAGPPENPGGGGDAFAAAEALTVKGRAPKTDYDRSEFGSPWADTDSNSCDTRDDILKRDLDEVKFRDDDCTVVSGVLDPDPYTGEDVPYVRGRSKIDVDHIVALSDAWQKGAQQWDDSKRIALANDPLNLLAVDSGTNRGKGDGDTATWLPPNKAYRCTYVAAQVAVKAKYGLWVTTAEQDAMKRVLTTCPEQKLPTGGNPTKAPARFHAD; encoded by the coding sequence GTGGTGCGTCTGAGGGGTGGGGTCGCCGCCGTCGCTCTGGTACTGGTCGCCGCGACCGGCTGCGAACTGGACAACGCGGGCGGCTCGGCCGGGCCGCCGGAGAACCCCGGCGGGGGCGGTGACGCGTTCGCCGCGGCGGAGGCGCTGACCGTCAAGGGCCGGGCACCCAAGACCGATTACGACCGGAGCGAGTTCGGCAGTCCCTGGGCCGACACCGACTCCAACAGCTGCGACACCCGCGACGACATACTCAAACGCGACCTGGACGAGGTGAAGTTCCGCGACGACGACTGCACGGTGGTCTCCGGGGTGCTCGACCCGGACCCGTACACCGGGGAGGACGTGCCGTACGTCCGGGGCCGCAGCAAGATCGACGTGGACCACATCGTGGCGCTCTCCGACGCGTGGCAGAAGGGCGCCCAGCAGTGGGACGACAGCAAGCGGATAGCCCTGGCCAACGACCCGCTCAACCTGCTGGCGGTGGACTCCGGCACCAACCGCGGCAAGGGCGACGGTGACACGGCCACCTGGCTGCCGCCCAACAAGGCCTACCGCTGCACCTATGTGGCGGCCCAGGTCGCGGTGAAGGCGAAGTACGGCCTGTGGGTCACCACCGCCGAACAGGACGCCATGAAGCGCGTCCTGACCACCTGCCCCGAACAGAAGCTCCCCACCGGCGGCAACCCGACCAAGGCGCCGGCCCGCTTCCACGCGGACTGA
- a CDS encoding N-6 DNA methylase: MQGNGTEVTAADIARLAGVGRAAVSNWRRRHADFPKPVGGTETSPAFALSEVEEWLRDQGKLAEVPLKERVWQQVTGHPEGPVTALVHTGCALLLLHERPLTWLELSAVPDDGELAGILSGALGEVLTPRFGPPGGPAVPRPRPAEILPSVPLLRGATELAADLGARQTFEFLLARHLDANPRQYTLTPGELAELMAELAGPARSVLDPACGTGALLRAAATRPDQELYGQDSSGELAALTALRLALRTGSTVRTAPGDSLRADAYEHLRAEAVLCHPPFNERNWGHDELAYDPRWEYGFPARTESELAWVQHALARLEDGGTAVLLMPPAAASRRSGRRIRADLLRRGALRAVIALPVGAAPPYNIPLHLWVLRRPGKASVPPQLLLVDAGRLVPEGRSGFDWAAVRTAVIDAWRPFDRTGQTAERPGLSRSLPVIDLLDDDVDLAPARHLPPPAAGGGAAELTAVREHLGETLRLAADLTPPLAEEARPARWPLTTVGELARGGALVLRTGGNGPHARVLTDHDVLAGTAPSGTLPETGEPAVLVEAGDVVVPVLGGGGIARVIDEETAGAALGRNLTLLRPDAAALDAWFVAGFLRSTANSRQASSYASTATRLDVRRLQLPRLPLDQQRRYGERFRALAAFEDALRRAGRLGERLVRGMYDGLTDGTVAPD, encoded by the coding sequence GTGCAGGGGAACGGGACAGAGGTCACGGCCGCGGACATCGCGCGGCTCGCCGGGGTGGGTCGCGCCGCCGTCAGCAACTGGCGCCGTCGGCATGCCGACTTCCCCAAACCGGTCGGCGGCACCGAGACCAGCCCGGCCTTCGCGCTCAGCGAGGTCGAGGAGTGGCTGCGCGATCAGGGCAAGCTCGCCGAGGTGCCCCTGAAGGAGCGCGTCTGGCAGCAGGTCACCGGTCACCCGGAGGGGCCCGTCACCGCCCTGGTGCACACGGGCTGCGCCCTGCTCCTCCTCCATGAACGACCCTTGACCTGGCTGGAGTTGAGCGCCGTCCCCGACGACGGGGAACTGGCCGGGATCCTGTCCGGGGCGCTGGGGGAGGTCCTCACCCCGCGCTTCGGCCCGCCCGGTGGGCCTGCCGTGCCCCGGCCGCGACCCGCCGAGATCCTGCCCTCGGTCCCGCTGCTGCGCGGCGCCACCGAACTCGCGGCCGACCTGGGCGCACGGCAGACCTTCGAGTTCCTCCTCGCCCGGCACCTCGACGCCAACCCGCGCCAGTACACGCTCACTCCGGGCGAGCTCGCCGAGCTGATGGCCGAACTCGCCGGGCCCGCCCGCTCGGTGCTCGACCCGGCCTGCGGCACCGGCGCCCTCCTGCGCGCCGCCGCCACCCGCCCCGACCAGGAGCTGTACGGCCAGGACAGCTCCGGCGAACTGGCCGCCCTCACCGCGCTCCGCCTCGCCCTGCGCACCGGGAGCACCGTCCGCACCGCCCCGGGGGACAGCCTCCGCGCGGACGCGTACGAGCACCTCAGGGCCGAGGCCGTCCTGTGCCACCCGCCGTTCAACGAGCGCAACTGGGGGCACGACGAACTCGCCTACGACCCGCGCTGGGAGTACGGCTTCCCGGCCCGTACGGAGTCCGAACTCGCCTGGGTGCAGCACGCGTTGGCCCGCCTGGAGGACGGCGGCACCGCCGTGCTGCTGATGCCGCCGGCCGCCGCGAGCCGCCGCTCGGGGCGCCGGATCCGCGCCGACCTGCTGCGCCGGGGCGCGCTGCGCGCCGTGATCGCCCTGCCGGTCGGCGCGGCACCCCCGTACAACATCCCGCTGCACCTGTGGGTGCTGCGCAGGCCCGGCAAGGCGTCGGTGCCACCGCAGTTGCTGCTCGTCGACGCCGGGCGGCTCGTGCCCGAGGGGCGGAGCGGGTTCGACTGGGCGGCGGTGCGCACCGCCGTGATCGACGCCTGGCGGCCCTTCGACCGGACGGGCCAGACCGCGGAACGGCCGGGGCTCAGCCGTTCGCTGCCGGTCATCGACCTGCTCGACGACGACGTGGACCTGGCCCCCGCCCGGCATCTGCCGCCCCCGGCCGCGGGCGGCGGCGCCGCGGAGCTGACCGCCGTACGCGAACACCTCGGCGAGACCCTGCGGCTGGCCGCCGACCTGACGCCCCCGCTCGCCGAGGAGGCGCGGCCCGCGCGCTGGCCGCTCACCACGGTCGGCGAACTCGCGCGCGGGGGAGCCCTGGTGCTGCGCACCGGCGGGAACGGCCCGCACGCGCGCGTGCTCACCGACCACGACGTCCTGGCCGGCACGGCACCCTCGGGAACGCTGCCGGAGACGGGCGAGCCCGCCGTGCTCGTGGAGGCCGGCGACGTCGTCGTCCCCGTCCTCGGCGGCGGAGGGATCGCGCGTGTGATCGACGAGGAGACCGCGGGCGCCGCCCTCGGCCGCAACCTCACCCTGCTGCGCCCCGACGCGGCAGCGCTCGACGCCTGGTTCGTCGCCGGTTTCCTGCGCTCCACCGCCAACAGCCGCCAGGCCAGCAGCTACGCCTCCACCGCGACCCGGCTCGACGTCCGCCGCCTCCAACTGCCCCGCCTGCCCCTGGACCAGCAGCGCCGCTACGGCGAACGCTTCCGTGCCCTCGCCGCCTTCGAGGACGCCCTGCGCCGGGCCGGCCGGCTCGGCGAACGCCTGGTGCGCGGCATGTACGACGGCCTGACGGACGGCACCGTCGCCCCGGACTGA
- a CDS encoding serine/threonine-protein kinase, with the protein MSTIIGQGGMGQVWTAYDQRLDRRVAVKLLRPDKVAGQEADELRRRFVRECRVTAQVDHPGLVTVHDAGSEGEELFLVMQYVDGADLADHLAEHDPYPWQWTVSVAAQLCAVLSAVHAVPIIHRDLKPRNVMVKQDGTVTVLDLGVASVMDTDTTRLTHTGSPIGSPAYMAPEQAMGGAVGPYTDLYALGVLMHELLSGNVPFTGSTALGVLHRHLYEPPVPVRRLRPEVPENLEALVLRLLSKDPQHRPSSAQETYEQLLPLLPARGMPTGSPLDPTRPFLRPHAPWPDRARIPAPQPSAAPDPAPAADKPDVAGAVDEVKRLLGEGRITQAVDILGAILPAAAAQHGEHSPVVRTLRKQYAATLMDDGQYRRALPELRRLADERAAEAGQADTQALRYRYDSAQCLEQLGEPAAALAEYRSLLPYYENQYVGGDPELSLDVRRRIGHLLLALGDRGAAHETLGRLLLDVERLRGPGHPLAGEVRRTLQWLGQMRG; encoded by the coding sequence CTGTCCACGATCATCGGACAGGGCGGCATGGGCCAGGTGTGGACGGCCTACGACCAGCGCCTCGACCGGCGGGTGGCGGTGAAGCTGCTGCGCCCGGACAAGGTGGCCGGCCAGGAGGCCGACGAACTGCGCCGCCGCTTCGTGCGCGAGTGCCGCGTCACGGCCCAGGTCGACCACCCCGGCCTGGTGACCGTGCACGACGCGGGCAGCGAGGGCGAGGAGCTCTTCCTTGTCATGCAGTACGTCGACGGGGCCGACCTCGCCGACCACCTCGCCGAGCACGACCCCTACCCGTGGCAGTGGACCGTCTCGGTCGCCGCCCAGCTGTGCGCCGTGCTCTCCGCCGTGCACGCGGTGCCGATCATCCACCGCGACCTCAAGCCGCGGAACGTCATGGTCAAGCAGGACGGCACGGTCACCGTGCTCGACCTCGGCGTCGCCTCCGTCATGGACACCGACACCACCCGCCTCACCCACACCGGTTCACCCATCGGCAGCCCCGCCTACATGGCCCCCGAGCAGGCCATGGGCGGCGCGGTCGGCCCGTACACCGACCTGTACGCCCTTGGTGTGCTGATGCACGAACTGCTCAGCGGGAACGTCCCGTTCACCGGCTCGACAGCCCTCGGCGTCCTCCACCGCCACCTCTACGAGCCACCGGTCCCCGTCCGCCGACTGCGCCCCGAGGTCCCCGAGAACCTGGAGGCCCTGGTCCTGCGGCTGCTCTCCAAGGACCCGCAGCACCGTCCGTCCTCCGCCCAGGAGACGTACGAACAGCTCCTCCCGCTGCTCCCCGCGCGCGGTATGCCCACCGGCTCCCCGCTCGACCCCACGCGCCCCTTCCTGCGCCCGCACGCCCCCTGGCCGGATCGCGCCCGCATCCCCGCGCCACAGCCCTCCGCCGCGCCCGACCCGGCGCCCGCGGCGGACAAGCCCGATGTGGCGGGCGCCGTCGACGAGGTCAAGCGGCTCCTCGGCGAGGGCCGCATCACCCAGGCCGTCGACATCCTCGGCGCGATCCTCCCGGCCGCCGCCGCCCAGCACGGCGAGCACTCACCGGTCGTCCGCACCCTGCGCAAGCAGTACGCGGCCACCCTCATGGACGACGGCCAGTACCGCCGCGCCCTGCCCGAGCTGCGCCGCCTCGCCGACGAGCGCGCCGCCGAGGCCGGCCAGGCCGACACCCAGGCCCTGCGCTACCGCTACGACTCCGCCCAGTGCCTCGAACAACTCGGCGAACCGGCCGCGGCCCTCGCCGAGTACCGCTCCCTGCTGCCGTACTACGAGAACCAGTACGTCGGCGGCGACCCCGAGCTCTCCCTCGACGTCCGCCGCCGCATAGGCCACCTGCTCCTCGCCCTCGGCGACCGCGGCGCCGCCCACGAGACCCTGGGCCGCCTGCTGCTCGACGTGGAACGGCTGCGGGGACCGGGCCATCCGCTGGCGGGCGAGGTGCGGCGCACGCTGCAGTGGCTGGGTCAGATGCGGGGCTGA